The proteins below come from a single Arthrobacter sp. B1I2 genomic window:
- a CDS encoding GAF and ANTAR domain-containing protein, producing the protein MTDSRELPQDPDGLTRADTEPSFQLLVLESRDIKGFLTELAVRAASRLSVPGNTIHSGVTVLRHRRPEAVAASDAAAKALDELQNGFGDGPCLTALRNRSTLLVPDLSAEKRWQPYVRTALEHGVCSILAVPLDLAGEAEAVLNLYSGRSNGFSTEDIDTVEVFASQAASSLRLILRITQLSEAREDLSAAMQSRTVIDMAIGAIMAQNRCSRDTAFSILTTASSSRNVKLREVAVSVITSISGEEKISTHFSE; encoded by the coding sequence ATGACGGACAGCCGGGAACTGCCACAGGATCCCGATGGCCTGACCCGGGCAGACACCGAGCCGTCATTCCAGCTACTGGTCCTGGAGAGCCGCGACATCAAGGGCTTCCTTACGGAGCTGGCAGTACGGGCAGCTTCCCGACTGTCCGTACCGGGCAACACAATCCACAGTGGAGTTACGGTGCTCCGGCACAGGAGGCCTGAAGCAGTCGCCGCCAGCGATGCCGCGGCCAAGGCCCTTGATGAGCTGCAAAACGGGTTCGGAGATGGCCCCTGCCTCACCGCGCTCCGAAACCGGTCCACCCTCCTTGTTCCCGACCTGTCCGCCGAGAAGCGCTGGCAGCCCTACGTCAGGACTGCCTTGGAGCACGGCGTGTGCTCCATCCTCGCCGTTCCGCTGGATCTTGCCGGGGAGGCAGAGGCTGTGCTGAATCTGTACTCCGGCCGCAGCAACGGATTCTCGACGGAGGACATCGATACCGTGGAGGTGTTCGCAAGCCAGGCAGCCAGCTCCCTGCGGCTGATCCTGCGGATCACCCAGCTCAGTGAAGCACGGGAGGACCTGTCCGCGGCGATGCAGTCGCGGACCGTCATCGATATGGCAATCGGGGCCATCATGGCGCAAAACAGGTGTAGCCGGGACACGGCCTTCAGCATTCTCACCACAGCCTCCAGCTCACGGAACGTCAAACTACGGGAAGTGGCAGTGTCAGTTATTACGTCAATCTCCGGGGAAGAAAAGATCTCAACCCACTTCAGCGAGTAG
- a CDS encoding GAF and ANTAR domain-containing protein produces the protein MPQHLPIDELSSVIARIQGLLLTEEKVDSAVSLLAQAAKESVPGTIGAGISLLDTRGRRTSSGYTDGVVEQADAAQYRLGEGPCLTAWAAEKPVLVEDVHADPRWPQWRDSIRELPIRSVVSAPLIAGKEAIGAMKLYAATPSSYDASSLRLVQLFAAPAATLLSHVQGSEAPHKMTEGLQSSLQSRDVINRACGVLMERLGITHQAALQELMKQARQERSTLLDVGESILAGTPASGI, from the coding sequence ATGCCCCAGCATCTCCCCATTGACGAGCTCAGCTCCGTTATTGCTCGGATCCAGGGACTGCTGCTCACGGAAGAGAAGGTGGACTCCGCCGTCAGCCTCTTGGCCCAGGCGGCGAAGGAGTCAGTCCCCGGCACCATCGGGGCCGGCATTTCCCTGCTCGACACCCGGGGCCGCCGGACCAGCAGCGGCTACACGGACGGTGTGGTGGAACAGGCTGACGCCGCCCAGTACCGGCTGGGGGAAGGCCCCTGCCTGACGGCCTGGGCAGCGGAGAAACCCGTCCTGGTCGAGGATGTCCATGCCGACCCGCGCTGGCCTCAGTGGCGGGACTCAATCCGGGAACTGCCCATCAGATCCGTCGTCAGTGCGCCCCTCATCGCCGGCAAGGAAGCGATTGGCGCCATGAAACTGTATGCCGCCACGCCGTCTTCCTACGACGCGTCCAGCCTGCGGCTTGTCCAGTTGTTCGCAGCTCCCGCCGCGACTCTCCTGTCGCATGTCCAGGGGAGCGAGGCTCCGCACAAGATGACGGAGGGGCTGCAGTCATCGCTGCAAAGCAGGGACGTGATCAACCGGGCGTGCGGTGTCCTGATGGAACGCCTGGGCATCACCCATCAGGCAGCGTTGCAAGAGCTGATGAAGCAGGCGAGGCAGGAGCGTTCCACCTTGCTGGACGTTGGCGAATCCATTCTGGCCGGGACGCCGGCATCCGGCATTTAG
- a CDS encoding Type 1 glutamine amidotransferase-like domain-containing protein, whose translation MSIFLAGAGPDPLAFPDIFDRFALEAREHAGPGRAARIAVAVHPGSGNLPDLAAAYTEPLQARIECAVSVMPLEAGISPDAAALEDVDAIVVGGGLTPAYWEALHPAAAALRRSVARRTPYLGFSAGAMVAPQRALIGGYRINAVEVCGEECSEGLDPVDIREGLGLAPFTVDVHAAQAGTLSRAVGAVAAGLVERAVAIDENTAVVLAAAGDLDYEVIGSGNCWDVQRSGARAVVSVRPAR comes from the coding sequence ATGAGCATCTTCCTCGCCGGTGCGGGCCCGGATCCGCTGGCTTTCCCGGACATCTTCGACCGGTTCGCACTCGAGGCGCGGGAGCATGCCGGGCCCGGCCGTGCAGCCCGCATCGCCGTGGCCGTGCACCCAGGCAGCGGAAACCTGCCGGACCTCGCGGCGGCGTACACGGAGCCGCTCCAGGCCAGGATCGAGTGCGCGGTTTCGGTTATGCCGCTCGAGGCAGGAATATCTCCCGACGCTGCTGCCCTCGAAGACGTGGATGCGATCGTAGTGGGTGGCGGCCTGACGCCGGCCTATTGGGAGGCTCTTCACCCGGCGGCCGCAGCGCTGCGGCGGTCGGTTGCCCGCCGGACGCCGTATCTGGGCTTTTCCGCCGGCGCAATGGTGGCGCCCCAGCGTGCACTGATTGGCGGATACCGGATTAACGCGGTGGAAGTATGCGGAGAGGAATGCTCGGAAGGCCTGGATCCAGTGGACATTCGTGAGGGCCTGGGGCTGGCACCGTTCACGGTGGATGTCCATGCTGCCCAGGCAGGAACACTGAGCCGCGCAGTGGGCGCCGTGGCAGCGGGCCTGGTGGAAAGGGCGGTGGCCATTGACGAGAACACCGCCGTGGTGCTGGCGGCCGCGGGAGACCTGGACTACGAAGTCATCGGCAGCGGCAACTGCTGGGACGTCCAGCGCAGCGGCGCAAGGGCCGTGGTATCAGTCCGCCCTGCCCGCTGA
- a CDS encoding GAF and ANTAR domain-containing protein, with the protein MSSSVDNDSVRQLQQILVGAEGIVDFLSGLSGMAAAAVSEAANDRVECAVTLKIRRRPITVAGSSARAVELDHIEQALGDGPCVRALRELTPIMIDDVAKDPRWPDFNKKLAEHRVHSSLGVPLEITGDARAALNFFAAKPRAFTADVYDKAVGFAGAAHNTMQLSVRINTIESRADDLEAALESRTAINLACGVIMAQNRCSQEEAMEILTKVSSNRNRKLRDVARELIEQLSGSSVRTHFDS; encoded by the coding sequence ATGTCGAGTTCAGTAGATAACGATTCCGTGCGCCAGCTGCAGCAGATCCTGGTGGGAGCTGAGGGCATCGTGGATTTCCTGTCCGGGCTCTCCGGCATGGCAGCGGCGGCTGTCTCCGAAGCTGCAAACGATAGGGTCGAGTGTGCTGTCACGCTTAAAATCCGACGGCGGCCCATCACTGTAGCGGGAAGCAGCGCGCGTGCGGTGGAGCTTGACCACATCGAACAGGCGCTGGGCGATGGTCCTTGCGTCCGTGCCCTCCGGGAGCTGACTCCGATCATGATCGACGACGTCGCAAAAGATCCGAGATGGCCCGACTTTAACAAAAAGCTGGCCGAGCACAGAGTGCACAGCAGCCTTGGCGTGCCGCTGGAAATCACAGGTGATGCAAGGGCGGCGCTGAACTTTTTCGCCGCCAAACCACGGGCTTTCACCGCGGATGTTTACGACAAGGCAGTGGGTTTTGCTGGTGCGGCGCACAACACCATGCAGCTCTCAGTGCGCATCAACACGATAGAGAGCCGGGCCGACGACCTTGAAGCAGCCCTGGAAAGCCGCACCGCCATCAACCTGGCGTGCGGTGTGATCATGGCGCAGAACCGTTGCTCGCAGGAGGAGGCCATGGAAATCCTCACCAAAGTCTCCAGCAACCGCAACCGGAAGCTCCGGGACGTGGCCAGGGAACTGATCGAGCAGTTGTCCGGCAGCAGCGTCCGCACCCACTTCGACTCCTAG
- a CDS encoding M20 family metallopeptidase gives MNTLQDLPSWISRKREDMIGDLAAYVSQETPSDDKALLMTGLAWVEEWLQARIDQPASRRLVDGGTWGDSLVLDYPSESDAEGWITALCHYDTVWSAGTLRDWPVLVEGDRFSGPGAFDMKGGLVQLVWALRAAKELGLPRPNVRLVLNGDEEVGSPASRPVIEAEVVRGDAVLVFEASAGGALKTARKGVGIFQVRATGKEAHAGLDPEVGASAIDEIARVILQLHAEADLAKGTTLNVGLVHGGTRTNVKAGSAVADLDVRVSSEAEVQRIDSVLDGLVPRSPEASLKVSGAWNRPVMARSPETARLFAEAEQVADLLGFPLAETSVGGASDGNFAAALGLPVLDGLGAVGDGAHARHEWISIDGMLERTCLAAGLLAVLAEPAELGRHGEADAMVG, from the coding sequence ATGAACACCCTTCAAGACCTGCCATCGTGGATTTCACGGAAGCGGGAGGACATGATTGGGGACCTGGCCGCCTACGTTTCCCAGGAAACCCCCTCTGATGACAAAGCGTTGCTTATGACCGGTCTCGCGTGGGTGGAGGAGTGGCTTCAGGCACGCATCGACCAGCCGGCTTCCCGCCGGCTGGTCGACGGCGGCACATGGGGCGACTCCCTGGTACTGGATTATCCGTCGGAGAGCGATGCCGAGGGCTGGATCACCGCCCTCTGCCACTATGACACCGTGTGGTCCGCCGGGACCCTCCGCGACTGGCCCGTGCTTGTGGAGGGGGACCGCTTCTCAGGCCCCGGCGCCTTTGACATGAAGGGCGGCCTGGTGCAACTCGTATGGGCCCTTCGCGCGGCCAAGGAACTCGGGCTGCCCCGACCCAACGTGAGGCTGGTCCTGAACGGGGACGAGGAAGTGGGAAGCCCCGCATCGCGACCTGTCATCGAAGCAGAAGTAGTCCGTGGAGACGCTGTGCTCGTCTTCGAAGCCAGCGCCGGCGGCGCGCTGAAGACGGCGCGGAAAGGGGTGGGCATCTTCCAGGTCAGGGCCACAGGCAAGGAAGCGCACGCCGGGCTGGATCCCGAAGTGGGCGCCAGCGCCATCGATGAGATAGCACGCGTAATCCTCCAGCTGCACGCCGAAGCGGACCTCGCCAAAGGAACCACTCTGAATGTGGGTCTGGTCCATGGAGGGACACGGACGAACGTCAAGGCCGGCTCCGCGGTCGCAGACCTCGACGTCCGGGTGTCATCCGAGGCTGAGGTCCAGCGGATTGATTCGGTCCTCGATGGTTTGGTCCCCCGCAGCCCCGAAGCCAGCTTGAAGGTCAGTGGTGCCTGGAATCGGCCCGTCATGGCCCGTTCCCCGGAGACCGCGCGGCTGTTCGCAGAGGCAGAGCAGGTGGCGGACCTGTTGGGATTCCCGCTCGCCGAAACGTCCGTGGGCGGCGCCAGCGACGGCAACTTCGCAGCGGCACTGGGTCTTCCCGTTCTCGACGGGCTCGGCGCGGTCGGCGACGGCGCGCACGCGCGGCATGAATGGATCAGCATTGACGGCATGCTCGAGCGGACCTGCCTCGCGGCCGGCCTTCTCGCAGTCCTGGCCGAACCGGCTGAACTCGGGCGGCATGGCGAAGCCGATGCAATGGTTGGATGA
- a CDS encoding ArsR/SmtB family transcription factor, whose translation MVVYELNEAELDRLFQAFADSTRRDIVRRVTVGEYSVSGLAALYAMSFAAVQKHVAVLERASLVTKEKRGREQIVRGNHEGLQKARRLLDEYEQTWRQRAARMADILAEG comes from the coding sequence ATGGTTGTATATGAGTTGAATGAGGCCGAGTTGGACCGCCTCTTCCAGGCGTTCGCCGATTCCACCCGGCGGGACATCGTCCGCCGGGTCACTGTCGGCGAGTACTCCGTTTCCGGCCTGGCAGCCCTCTACGCCATGAGTTTCGCCGCCGTCCAAAAGCATGTGGCGGTGTTGGAGCGCGCATCCCTGGTCACCAAGGAGAAACGCGGACGGGAGCAGATCGTGCGGGGCAATCATGAAGGACTGCAAAAAGCCCGGCGGCTGCTCGACGAATATGAACAGACCTGGCGGCAGCGTGCCGCCAGGATGGCAGACATTCTCGCTGAAGGTTAG
- a CDS encoding NAD(P)-dependent alcohol dehydrogenase, with protein MTTVKAYASPSATEDLVATTIERREVGPHDVLIDIKFAGICHSDIHTVRGDWGPQQYPLVPGHEIAGIVTEVGAEVTKHKVGDRVGVGCMVNSCGECANCQAGEEQYCLKGNVGTYGAVDRDGTITQGGYSTHVVVTEDFVVTIPEGIELDVAAPLLCAGITTYSPLRHWGAGPGKNVAVVGLGGLGHMAVKLAHAMGAEVTVLSQSLKKQEDGLRLGADSYFATSDPGTFEQLAGSFDLIINTVSASLDISSYLGLLKLDGALVNVGAPAEPLPVNAFALIGGRRSFAGSMIGGIRETQEMLNFCAEHGLGAEIEVIPAEKINEAYERVLASDVRYRFVIDTATL; from the coding sequence ATGACTACCGTCAAGGCTTATGCATCCCCGTCCGCCACGGAGGACCTGGTGGCAACCACCATCGAGCGCCGCGAGGTGGGTCCCCATGACGTCCTGATCGACATCAAGTTCGCCGGCATCTGCCACTCCGACATCCACACCGTCCGCGGTGACTGGGGCCCGCAGCAGTACCCCCTGGTGCCCGGCCACGAAATCGCCGGCATTGTCACCGAGGTGGGCGCCGAGGTGACCAAGCATAAGGTGGGTGACCGCGTTGGTGTTGGCTGCATGGTCAACTCCTGCGGCGAGTGCGCCAACTGCCAGGCCGGAGAGGAACAGTACTGCCTCAAGGGCAACGTTGGCACGTACGGCGCCGTGGACCGTGACGGCACCATCACCCAGGGCGGCTACTCCACCCACGTTGTGGTGACCGAGGACTTCGTGGTGACCATTCCCGAGGGCATCGAACTCGACGTCGCCGCGCCGCTGCTGTGCGCCGGCATCACCACCTACTCCCCGCTGCGGCACTGGGGCGCCGGCCCCGGCAAGAATGTCGCCGTCGTCGGCCTCGGCGGCCTGGGCCACATGGCCGTCAAGCTCGCCCACGCCATGGGCGCCGAGGTGACCGTCCTGTCCCAGTCACTGAAGAAGCAGGAAGACGGGCTGCGTTTGGGCGCTGACAGCTACTTCGCCACCAGCGATCCCGGCACGTTCGAGCAGCTCGCCGGCAGCTTCGACCTGATCATCAACACGGTCAGCGCATCGCTCGATATCAGCTCCTACCTGGGCCTGCTGAAGCTTGACGGTGCCCTGGTAAACGTCGGCGCCCCCGCCGAGCCGCTCCCCGTCAATGCCTTCGCGCTGATCGGCGGACGCCGTTCCTTCGCCGGTTCCATGATCGGTGGCATCCGCGAGACCCAGGAGATGCTCAACTTCTGCGCTGAGCACGGCCTGGGCGCCGAGATCGAGGTCATCCCGGCCGAGAAAATCAACGAGGCCTACGAGCGCGTCCTGGCATCGGACGTTCGGTACCGCTTCGTGATCGACACCGCCACCCTCTAG
- a CDS encoding helix-turn-helix transcriptional regulator, with amino-acid sequence MDNRAEVRQFLSSRRGRITPEQAGIEPYGGRRRVPGLRREEVARLAGVSVDYYTRLERGNLSGVSDSVLDAIAGALELDRAEHDHLYDLARAANTSGRRRAPGSAPAPSGVRQELQYLLDAITEAPAFIGNNRMDIVAANTLGYALYSDMYRNPSRPANHSRFIFLDPRAHNFYTDWDRAANTNVAILRREAGRNPHDKGIAELIGELSMRSDEFRTLWAAHNVRRHYAGTKFFQHPVVGLLELNYQVLGLEEDPGHTLTVYPATPGSPSAEALKLLSSWAATEKIAEAARGQVRAL; translated from the coding sequence ATGGATAACCGAGCCGAGGTCCGACAGTTCCTGTCCTCCCGCCGTGGGCGCATCACCCCGGAGCAGGCGGGCATCGAACCGTACGGCGGCCGGCGGCGCGTACCGGGGCTGCGCCGCGAGGAGGTGGCCCGGCTTGCGGGGGTCAGCGTGGACTATTACACGCGCCTTGAACGGGGGAACCTCAGCGGCGTTTCGGACAGCGTGCTGGACGCCATTGCCGGCGCCCTGGAGCTGGACCGCGCCGAGCACGACCACCTTTACGACCTGGCCCGGGCGGCCAACACATCGGGACGCAGGCGTGCCCCGGGCTCCGCCCCGGCACCCTCAGGGGTCCGGCAGGAGCTGCAGTACCTCCTGGACGCCATCACCGAAGCGCCGGCGTTCATCGGCAACAACCGGATGGACATCGTGGCTGCCAACACTCTGGGCTACGCGCTGTACTCGGACATGTACCGCAACCCGTCACGGCCGGCCAACCACTCCCGGTTCATCTTCCTTGACCCGCGTGCCCATAACTTCTACACCGATTGGGACCGGGCTGCGAACACCAACGTGGCCATCCTCCGCCGCGAGGCCGGCCGCAATCCCCATGACAAGGGCATCGCCGAACTCATTGGTGAGCTGTCCATGCGCAGCGACGAATTCCGCACCCTTTGGGCCGCGCACAACGTCCGCCGCCATTACGCGGGGACCAAGTTCTTCCAGCACCCCGTGGTGGGGCTGCTCGAGCTGAACTACCAGGTGCTGGGACTGGAAGAGGACCCCGGACATACTTTGACGGTCTACCCCGCCACTCCGGGCAGCCCGTCCGCCGAAGCCCTCAAACTCCTGTCCTCCTGGGCGGCCACCGAAAAGATCGCCGAGGCGGCCCGGGGCCAGGTGCGCGCCCTGTAG
- a CDS encoding GAF and ANTAR domain-containing protein has protein sequence MAKNDAVATADEYQDLLLDTPEFPKFLLGLATITASQLGGNGAPVECTVTVERDGALSTFAYSSEEGRRLDETQYAFGTGPCLTALREQHTVLIEDLQLEQRWGPYAYAVEKLGVRSALAVPIHTDPLSQAALNCYAHTAHAFGPATVRLVEGQAASMSRILRLALRLHAPEIFPEDLRAALKSRAVVDAAVALVMLQAHGGRDGALELLQAAAQSSNRRIQEIAQDIVSRGRFTAPPDGEE, from the coding sequence ATGGCCAAGAACGATGCAGTCGCCACGGCGGACGAGTACCAGGATCTATTGCTCGACACTCCCGAATTTCCCAAATTCCTCCTCGGTCTTGCGACGATCACCGCATCTCAGCTGGGCGGAAACGGCGCACCAGTGGAATGTACTGTCACGGTCGAGCGGGACGGTGCACTCTCCACCTTTGCCTACAGCAGTGAAGAGGGCCGGCGGCTGGACGAGACGCAGTACGCCTTCGGCACCGGCCCCTGCCTCACCGCCCTCAGGGAGCAGCACACAGTGTTGATCGAAGACCTGCAGCTTGAGCAAAGGTGGGGCCCATACGCCTATGCCGTTGAAAAGCTCGGGGTGCGGTCGGCCCTGGCGGTCCCCATCCACACAGACCCCCTCTCCCAGGCCGCGCTGAATTGCTACGCGCATACTGCCCACGCATTCGGCCCGGCCACCGTCAGGCTGGTAGAGGGCCAGGCCGCTTCGATGTCCCGTATCCTTCGGCTCGCCCTGCGGCTCCACGCCCCCGAAATTTTCCCCGAGGACCTTCGTGCTGCGCTCAAGTCCCGTGCAGTGGTGGACGCGGCGGTTGCGCTGGTCATGCTTCAGGCCCACGGAGGCCGGGATGGGGCACTGGAACTCCTCCAGGCCGCTGCTCAATCAAGCAACCGCCGGATCCAGGAAATTGCCCAGGACATCGTGTCGAGGGGACGATTTACCGCCCCTCCGGATGGGGAGGAATGA
- a CDS encoding NADH:flavin oxidoreductase/NADH oxidase — MSTSIEKFSRPLKLRGLKIPNRIWMSPMCQYSATEDGVPTSWHMVHYGSRAVGGAGMVMVESTAVGPRHRTTAHDLGIWSAPQVGAHRKLAAQIKDLGAIAAVQLQSAGRKSSHMVPWLGKGQNGAVPVEDGGWIPMAPSATPFGQLTVPDAMTTAEMEGTVEAFAQAAVNAAEAGYDVVEIHAAHGYLLHQFLSPVTNRRTDEFGGGLENRMLLPLRVCKAVRDAFPQDRPVFVRITATDWIDGGITIDEALVFAARLAALGIDLLDVTSGALAIDAPPPNKQGLNLEFAEVLKDIAGVAVAPVGQLSDPELLRKVAETSSVDAVIVGRALLRDPYFALRLTAHPPKERWPSQYHRAL, encoded by the coding sequence ATGAGTACGTCAATTGAGAAATTTTCGCGCCCGCTGAAGCTGCGCGGGCTTAAGATTCCGAACAGAATCTGGATGTCCCCCATGTGCCAGTATTCGGCCACTGAAGACGGTGTCCCCACGAGCTGGCACATGGTCCACTACGGGTCCAGGGCTGTGGGTGGTGCGGGGATGGTCATGGTGGAGTCAACGGCGGTGGGCCCTCGCCATCGGACGACGGCGCACGATCTCGGTATCTGGAGCGCGCCACAAGTCGGTGCGCACCGGAAGCTGGCAGCCCAGATCAAGGACCTTGGCGCCATTGCCGCAGTCCAGTTGCAGAGTGCCGGGCGCAAAAGCTCGCACATGGTCCCGTGGCTCGGAAAGGGGCAGAATGGGGCGGTCCCTGTGGAGGACGGGGGCTGGATTCCCATGGCCCCGTCCGCCACGCCGTTCGGGCAGCTGACCGTTCCGGATGCGATGACAACCGCCGAAATGGAAGGGACCGTCGAGGCATTCGCCCAGGCCGCCGTTAACGCTGCGGAGGCCGGCTACGATGTCGTCGAAATCCATGCAGCGCACGGGTACCTGCTCCATCAATTCCTCTCGCCGGTAACGAACCGCCGAACTGACGAGTTTGGCGGCGGGCTTGAGAACCGGATGCTGCTGCCGCTGAGGGTCTGCAAAGCCGTTCGGGATGCCTTCCCGCAGGATAGGCCCGTCTTCGTGCGCATCACAGCCACGGACTGGATCGACGGCGGGATCACCATCGATGAAGCCCTCGTGTTCGCCGCCCGGCTTGCCGCACTCGGCATCGACCTCCTCGATGTGACGTCGGGTGCTTTAGCCATCGATGCGCCGCCGCCCAACAAGCAGGGCCTCAACCTGGAATTCGCCGAGGTCCTGAAGGATATCGCCGGCGTCGCGGTGGCCCCGGTGGGCCAGCTTTCGGACCCTGAGCTGTTGCGAAAGGTCGCTGAGACGTCGTCCGTGGACGCAGTAATTGTTGGGCGGGCGCTCCTGCGCGATCCCTATTTCGCGCTCCGGCTCACAGCCCATCCGCCCAAGGAGAGGTGGCCCAGCCAGTATCACCGCGCGCTGTAG
- a CDS encoding zinc-dependent alcohol dehydrogenase family protein: protein MRATVMHAPGDVRVEERAKPAIHRPTDAVIKVTAACVCGSDLWPYRGADTLPKPMPMGHEYVGIVEEVGADVNDVQPGQFVVGSFFASDNTCEICRSGYQSGCVHRQGVGGAQAEYLRVPLADGTLVAVPGMPDAGKVPSLLAASDVLGTGWFAAKAAEVGPGKTVAVVGDGAVGLLGVLAARQLGAERIIAMSRHADRQALAREYGATDIVEERGDDGVKKIKELTDGLGAHSVIEAVGTQESMLQAIHATRAGGHVGFVGVSHDVALPGRDLFYSHVHLHGGPAPVRQYLPELIDLILRGEIDPGKVFDLELPLEQAAEAYRAMDERRAIKVLLRP, encoded by the coding sequence ATGCGCGCCACAGTGATGCACGCCCCGGGAGATGTCCGGGTAGAGGAACGCGCCAAACCCGCCATCCACCGGCCCACCGATGCGGTCATCAAGGTCACCGCTGCCTGCGTCTGCGGGTCCGACCTGTGGCCCTACCGCGGCGCGGACACGCTTCCGAAACCCATGCCCATGGGGCACGAGTACGTGGGCATCGTCGAAGAAGTCGGTGCCGACGTGAACGATGTCCAGCCCGGCCAGTTCGTCGTCGGCTCCTTCTTCGCCTCGGACAACACCTGCGAAATCTGCCGCTCCGGCTACCAGAGCGGCTGCGTCCACCGGCAGGGCGTGGGCGGCGCCCAGGCCGAGTACCTGCGCGTCCCCCTCGCGGACGGCACCCTGGTGGCCGTTCCAGGAATGCCCGACGCCGGCAAGGTTCCGTCGCTGCTGGCGGCCTCCGATGTGCTGGGCACAGGATGGTTCGCCGCCAAGGCCGCCGAAGTGGGGCCCGGCAAGACCGTGGCGGTAGTGGGCGACGGTGCCGTGGGCCTTTTGGGCGTCCTGGCAGCCAGGCAGTTGGGCGCCGAACGGATCATCGCCATGTCCCGCCACGCTGACCGGCAGGCCCTGGCCCGCGAGTACGGCGCCACGGACATCGTGGAGGAGCGCGGGGACGACGGCGTGAAGAAGATTAAGGAACTCACAGACGGGCTCGGAGCACACTCCGTCATCGAAGCCGTGGGCACGCAGGAATCAATGCTGCAGGCGATCCACGCCACGCGTGCAGGTGGTCACGTCGGGTTCGTGGGCGTGTCCCATGACGTGGCCCTGCCCGGCCGGGACCTGTTCTACTCGCACGTGCACCTGCACGGCGGCCCGGCGCCTGTCCGGCAGTACCTGCCCGAGCTGATCGACCTCATCCTGCGTGGTGAGATCGACCCCGGAAAGGTGTTCGACCTCGAACTCCCGCTCGAGCAGGCGGCAGAGGCGTACAGGGCCATGGATGAACGCCGCGCCATCAAGGTGCTCCTCCGCCCATGA
- a CDS encoding nitronate monooxygenase, whose translation MDTQRKASRFSLKSLALPVIQAPMAGGPSTPHLAAAVSAAGGLGFLAAGYKTAAATRAEIEAVTSLTDRPVGVNLFVPQASVISHESLQKYAESLAPDAERFGVSLGQPRHDDDDWDKKLDALLELAPAVVSFTFDFPESSVVEALQQHGVYVVATVTDRDEALQALAGGADALCVQGPEAGGHRGTFKAAAPPTEVPLHGILEELADLEVPLIAAGGIATAEHTRAALAVGAAAVQAGTAFLRADEAGTKAAHRAALTSSHRFTTTAVTRAFSGRNARGLQNEFMRRHDGAAPYGYPEIHHLTTPLRAAAAAAGEPDWLNLWAGVNYRNTLGGSAESILASLRP comes from the coding sequence ATGGATACCCAGCGGAAAGCCAGCCGGTTCAGCCTCAAGTCCCTGGCGCTGCCCGTCATCCAGGCACCCATGGCCGGCGGGCCCTCCACCCCGCATCTCGCCGCCGCTGTCAGCGCGGCCGGCGGACTGGGATTCCTGGCGGCGGGCTACAAGACCGCCGCCGCCACGCGCGCCGAGATTGAAGCAGTCACGTCCCTTACAGACCGGCCGGTTGGGGTCAACCTTTTTGTCCCCCAAGCCTCCGTCATCAGCCACGAATCCCTTCAGAAATACGCAGAATCGCTGGCTCCGGACGCCGAACGTTTCGGCGTCAGCCTGGGACAGCCACGTCATGACGATGACGACTGGGACAAGAAGCTCGACGCATTGCTGGAGCTCGCACCGGCCGTTGTTTCGTTCACCTTCGATTTTCCCGAATCGAGCGTAGTGGAAGCCCTCCAGCAACACGGGGTGTATGTGGTTGCAACCGTCACGGACCGTGACGAAGCGCTGCAGGCCCTTGCAGGAGGCGCTGACGCCCTGTGCGTCCAGGGCCCGGAAGCCGGCGGCCACCGCGGAACGTTCAAGGCGGCTGCTCCTCCTACCGAGGTTCCCCTCCATGGCATCCTCGAAGAGCTGGCCGATCTTGAGGTGCCCCTCATCGCAGCCGGCGGGATTGCCACAGCGGAGCACACCCGGGCTGCGCTGGCCGTCGGCGCCGCTGCGGTCCAGGCCGGAACGGCATTCCTTCGTGCTGATGAGGCGGGAACCAAGGCGGCGCACCGGGCCGCACTGACGTCGTCGCACCGTTTCACCACCACCGCCGTCACCCGTGCCTTCTCCGGCCGCAACGCCCGGGGGCTGCAGAACGAATTCATGCGCCGGCATGATGGCGCCGCGCCCTACGGCTACCCGGAAATCCACCACCTCACCACTCCCCTGCGCGCCGCGGCCGCAGCCGCCGGGGAGCCGGACTGGCTGAACCTGTGGGCCGGCGTCAACTACCGAAACACCCTTGGGGGCTCGGCAGAGTCAATCCTCGCGAGCCTTCGGCCGTGA